From one Suricata suricatta isolate VVHF042 chromosome 8, meerkat_22Aug2017_6uvM2_HiC, whole genome shotgun sequence genomic stretch:
- the TEDC2 gene encoding tubulin epsilon and delta complex protein 2, with protein sequence MLPADCSRRLVAELRDALDACAERQRQLDRSLRVSRRLLRTWEPAETPAPQPTPGPETSEEAPSPECTPSSQELKELELLTQALEKAVRVRKGISKAGERHRALSPKSGSTATSASTASAPSRASGQAGCRVSETKPPRGIQQNVVPARGLPECRLLSAGDRTRVGRGAGVTKPGPGLGDQQTPPSAGLRAPEAFTLKEKGTLLQLPMAYRKAASRNSRLWAQLSSTPTGDSVDAATAAKTQFLQKMRMTAGGPSSGLSAAEVDAEVGPLRKACSLLRQRMEEALSAAPADGVQEFHRLLTLEGLQAITEQCLHRLQELRAAVVGQQPGPCPEGRRPRASLPCGGGTAPLWSPQLLLYSSTQELQTLAALKLRVAMLDQQIHLEKVLMAELLPLVRAQEPQGPHWLALCRAAHSLLCEGGQRFPTILRDEPAN encoded by the exons ATGCTGCCCGCGGACTGCTCGCGCCG GCTGGTGGCCGAGCTGCGGGACGCCCTGGACGCCTGCGCTGAGCGACAGCGGCAGCTGGATCGGAGCCTGCGAGTCTCCCGCCGGCTGCTGCGGACCTG GGAACCAGCCGAGACCCCGGCTCCGCAGCCAACCCCAGGGCCAGAAACTAGCGAAGAGGCCCCGTCTCCGG AATGCACACCCAGCTCTCAAGAGCTCAAGGAGCTGGAGCTTCTGACCCAGGCGCTGGAGAAGGCTGTGCGGGTGAGAAAAGGCATCTCTAAGGCTGGAGAAAGACACAGGGCCCTCAGCCCGAAGTCAGGGTCCACTGCCACTTCTGCCAGCACAGCGTCTGCCCCGTCCCGGGCCTCAGGCCAGGCTGGCTGTCGAGTCTCAGAGACAAAGCCCCCCAGGGGCATCCAGCAGAACGTGGTGCCTGCCAGGGGCCTCCCTGAGTGCAGGCTTCTGTCAGCGGGGGATCGCACCCGTGTGGGGAGAGGAGCCGGAGTCACCAAGCCTGGACCAGGCCTCGGGGACCAGCAGACACCCCCATCAGCTGGTCTTCGGGCCCCAGAAGCTTTCACGCTGAAGGAGAAAGG GACCTTGCTGCAGCTACCCATGGCCTACAGGAAAGCGGCTTCCCGGAACTCCCG CCTGTGGGCCCAGCTCAGCTCTACACCGACCGGTGACTCCGTGGACGCCGCTACGGCCGCCAAAACCCAGTTCCTCCAGAAAATGCGGATGACT GCAGGTGGGCCCAGCTCCGGGCTCAGCGCCGCAGAAGTGGACGCCGAGGTGGGGCCCCTGCGCAAGGCCTGCTCGCTGCTGAGACAACGGATGGAGGAAGCGCTCTCAGCCG CCCCTGCCGACGGCGTGCAGGAGTTCCACCGCCTGCTTACCCTGGAAGGGCTGCAGGCCATCACGGAGCAGTGCCTCCACCGGCTGCAGGAGCTGCGCGCAG CGGTGGTGGGACAGCAGCCGGGGCCGTGTCCTGAGGGGAGGCGCCCCCGAGCCTCGCTGCCCTGCGGAGGAGGAACAGCCCCTCTCTGGAGCCCCCAGCTTCTTCTCTACTCCAGCACCCAGGAGCTGCAGACCCTGGCGGCCCTCAAGCTGCGGGTGGCCATGCTAGACCAGCAGATCCACCTGGAAAAG GTCCTGATGGCGGAGCTCCTCCCCCTGGTGCGCGCACAGGAGCCACAAGGGCCACACTGGCTGGCGCTCTGCCGAGCGGCGCACAGCCTGCTGTGCGAGGGCGGGCAGCGCTTCCCCACCATCCTTCGAGACGAACCCGCCAACTGA